The Elgaria multicarinata webbii isolate HBS135686 ecotype San Diego chromosome 1, rElgMul1.1.pri, whole genome shotgun sequence genome has a window encoding:
- the GMEB2 gene encoding glucocorticoid modulatory element-binding protein 2 isoform X3 — protein sequence MATPDVSVHMEEVVVVTTPDNVVDGSGMEEVKTVLVTTNLSQHGSDLNEDTLETENAAAAAAAAFTASAHLKEALLVKMAEGDDCVEAEIVYPITCGDSKANLIWRKFVCPGINVKCVQYDNHLISPKEFVHLAGKSTLKDWKRAIRMNGIMLRKIMDSGKLDFYEHTKVCSNTCRSTKIDLTGARVPLTSQTSTEYIPLTPASADVNGSPATITIETCEDSTDWTTTIGDDTFTFWRSLKEAGLLEEVIQEFHVEFMETMKGLQQRSQDPPLQLGDAVLLNNTVQTFGMLDLVKKVLASHKCQMDRSREQYTRDLAALEQQCDEHRKRAKELKHKSQHLNNVLMTLTPVSIPSPLKRPRLTRATSGPPAITSQLLTQSAQFTLAPGMPVTQLANLPIGKVVSALPASTLGKSTMQAASAGNPASPLLGGYTVLASAGSTFPNALEIHPDASNLTVLSTAAIQDGSTVVKVVSPFQLLTLPGLGTAIQNVTQLSPSGSTIMTVPSSMVEGATATEEHTTIEVTTVAEEPEQK from the exons ATGGCGACCCCGGATGTGAGTGTTCAcatggaggaggtggtggtggtaacgACTCCGGACAATGTGGTCGATGGCAGCGGCATGGAGGAGGTGAAAACCGTGCTCGTCACCACCAATCTGTCCCAGCATGG CAGTGACCTAAATGAAGACACCCTGGAGACAGAAaatgcagctgctgcagctgctgctgcttttacagcCTCTGCTCATCTGAAAGAAGCCCTTTTAG TGAAGATGGCTGAAGGAGATGACTGTGTGGAAGCTGAGATTGTTTATCCCATCACGTGTGGTGATAGCAAAGCCAACCTAATATGGCGGAAGTTCGTTTGCCCTGGCATCAATGTGAAATGTGTCCAG TATGACAACCACTTGATTAGCCCCAAGGAATTTGTCCATCTGGCTGGCAAGTCCACCTTGAAGGACTGGAAGAGGGCAATCCGGATGAATGGGATCATGCTAAG GAAGATCATGGATTCAGGCAAACTGGATTTCTACGAGCACACAAAAGTTTGTTCCAATACCTGCCGAAGCACTAAAATTGACCTGACTGGAGCCAGAGTGCCTCTAACCAGCCAGACTTCAACAGAATACATCCCTCTCACCCCTGCCTCTGCAGATG TGAACGGGTCTCCTGCCACTATCACCATAGAAACATGTGAGGACTCCACCGATTGGACCACCACTATTGGAG ATGATACGTTTACATTTTGGCGAAGTCTGAAGGAAGCAGGCTTGTTGGAGGAAGTGATCCAGGAGTTCCATGTGGAGTTCATGGAGACCATGAAGGGCCTGCAGCAAAGGAGCCAGGATCCCCCGCTGCAGCTCGGCG atgctGTTTTGCTCAACAATACAGTTCAGACGTTTGGCATGCTGGACCTGGTGAAGAAAGTGTTGGCCAGCCACAAGTGCCAAATGGACCGTTCCAGAGAGCAATATACACGAGACTTAGCAG CTCTGGAGCAACAGTGTGACGAGCACCGGAAGAGAGCAAAGGAGCTAAAGCACAAATCCCAGCATCTCAACAACGTGCTGATGACCTTGACCCCGGTCTCCATCCCGTCCCCTCTGAAACGGCCCAGGCTGACCAGAGCCACGTCGGGGCCTCCTGCCATCACCTCCCAACTCCTGACTCAGTCGGCACAGTTCACCCTCGCTCCGGGGATGCCCGTCACACAACTGGCCAACCTGCCTATTGGCAAAGTGGTCTCTGCTCTCCCAGCATCGACTCTCGGGAAGTCCACAATGCAAGCTGCTTCTGCCGGCAACCCAGCCTCCCCGCTGCTGGGTGGCTACACCGTCCTGGCATCGGCGGGTTCCACTTTTCCTAATGCTCTTGAAATACACCCGGACGCCTCCAACCTCACAGTGCTGAGCACTGCGGCCATACAGGATGGCAGCACCGTGGTGAAAGTGGTGAGCCCTTTCCAGCTGCTCACCCTCCCGGGACTGGGCACTGCCATCCAGAATGTAACGCAGCTGTCTCCCAGTGGGAGCACCATCATGACTGTGCCATCCAGCATGGTTGAGGGTGCCACAGCGACTGAAGAACATACTACCATTGAGGTAACGACAGTAGCAGAAGAGCCCGAGCAGAAGTGA
- the GMEB2 gene encoding glucocorticoid modulatory element-binding protein 2 isoform X1 — translation MATPDVSVHMEEVVVVTTPDNVVDGSGMEEVKTVLVTTNLSQHGSDLNEDTLETENAAAAAAAAFTASAHLKEALLVKMAEGDDCVEAEIVYPITCGDSKANLIWRKFVCPGINVKCVQYDNHLISPKEFVHLAGKSTLKDWKRAIRMNGIMLRKIMDSGKLDFYEHTKVCSNTCRSTKIDLTGARVPLTSQTSTEYIPLTPASADAACHIHGALRELAVNGSPATITIETCEDSTDWTTTIGDDTFTFWRSLKEAGLLEEVIQEFHVEFMETMKGLQQRSQDPPLQLGDAVLLNNTVQTFGMLDLVKKVLASHKCQMDRSREQYTRDLAALEQQCDEHRKRAKELKHKSQHLNNVLMTLTPVSIPSPLKRPRLTRATSGPPAITSQLLTQSAQFTLAPGMPVTQLANLPIGKVVSALPASTLGKSTMQAASAGNPASPLLGGYTVLASAGSTFPNALEIHPDASNLTVLSTAAIQDGSTVVKVVSPFQLLTLPGLGTAIQNVTQLSPSGSTIMTVPSSMVEGATATEEHTTIEVTTVAEEPEQK, via the exons ATGGCGACCCCGGATGTGAGTGTTCAcatggaggaggtggtggtggtaacgACTCCGGACAATGTGGTCGATGGCAGCGGCATGGAGGAGGTGAAAACCGTGCTCGTCACCACCAATCTGTCCCAGCATGG CAGTGACCTAAATGAAGACACCCTGGAGACAGAAaatgcagctgctgcagctgctgctgcttttacagcCTCTGCTCATCTGAAAGAAGCCCTTTTAG TGAAGATGGCTGAAGGAGATGACTGTGTGGAAGCTGAGATTGTTTATCCCATCACGTGTGGTGATAGCAAAGCCAACCTAATATGGCGGAAGTTCGTTTGCCCTGGCATCAATGTGAAATGTGTCCAG TATGACAACCACTTGATTAGCCCCAAGGAATTTGTCCATCTGGCTGGCAAGTCCACCTTGAAGGACTGGAAGAGGGCAATCCGGATGAATGGGATCATGCTAAG GAAGATCATGGATTCAGGCAAACTGGATTTCTACGAGCACACAAAAGTTTGTTCCAATACCTGCCGAAGCACTAAAATTGACCTGACTGGAGCCAGAGTGCCTCTAACCAGCCAGACTTCAACAGAATACATCCCTCTCACCCCTGCCTCTGCAGATG CTGCCTGCCACATTCATGGTGCTCTGAGAGAATTGGCAG TGAACGGGTCTCCTGCCACTATCACCATAGAAACATGTGAGGACTCCACCGATTGGACCACCACTATTGGAG ATGATACGTTTACATTTTGGCGAAGTCTGAAGGAAGCAGGCTTGTTGGAGGAAGTGATCCAGGAGTTCCATGTGGAGTTCATGGAGACCATGAAGGGCCTGCAGCAAAGGAGCCAGGATCCCCCGCTGCAGCTCGGCG atgctGTTTTGCTCAACAATACAGTTCAGACGTTTGGCATGCTGGACCTGGTGAAGAAAGTGTTGGCCAGCCACAAGTGCCAAATGGACCGTTCCAGAGAGCAATATACACGAGACTTAGCAG CTCTGGAGCAACAGTGTGACGAGCACCGGAAGAGAGCAAAGGAGCTAAAGCACAAATCCCAGCATCTCAACAACGTGCTGATGACCTTGACCCCGGTCTCCATCCCGTCCCCTCTGAAACGGCCCAGGCTGACCAGAGCCACGTCGGGGCCTCCTGCCATCACCTCCCAACTCCTGACTCAGTCGGCACAGTTCACCCTCGCTCCGGGGATGCCCGTCACACAACTGGCCAACCTGCCTATTGGCAAAGTGGTCTCTGCTCTCCCAGCATCGACTCTCGGGAAGTCCACAATGCAAGCTGCTTCTGCCGGCAACCCAGCCTCCCCGCTGCTGGGTGGCTACACCGTCCTGGCATCGGCGGGTTCCACTTTTCCTAATGCTCTTGAAATACACCCGGACGCCTCCAACCTCACAGTGCTGAGCACTGCGGCCATACAGGATGGCAGCACCGTGGTGAAAGTGGTGAGCCCTTTCCAGCTGCTCACCCTCCCGGGACTGGGCACTGCCATCCAGAATGTAACGCAGCTGTCTCCCAGTGGGAGCACCATCATGACTGTGCCATCCAGCATGGTTGAGGGTGCCACAGCGACTGAAGAACATACTACCATTGAGGTAACGACAGTAGCAGAAGAGCCCGAGCAGAAGTGA
- the GMEB2 gene encoding glucocorticoid modulatory element-binding protein 2 isoform X2 codes for MATPDVSVHMEEVVVVTTPDNVVDGSGMEEVKTVLVTTNLSQHGDLNEDTLETENAAAAAAAAFTASAHLKEALLVKMAEGDDCVEAEIVYPITCGDSKANLIWRKFVCPGINVKCVQYDNHLISPKEFVHLAGKSTLKDWKRAIRMNGIMLRKIMDSGKLDFYEHTKVCSNTCRSTKIDLTGARVPLTSQTSTEYIPLTPASADAACHIHGALRELAVNGSPATITIETCEDSTDWTTTIGDDTFTFWRSLKEAGLLEEVIQEFHVEFMETMKGLQQRSQDPPLQLGDAVLLNNTVQTFGMLDLVKKVLASHKCQMDRSREQYTRDLAALEQQCDEHRKRAKELKHKSQHLNNVLMTLTPVSIPSPLKRPRLTRATSGPPAITSQLLTQSAQFTLAPGMPVTQLANLPIGKVVSALPASTLGKSTMQAASAGNPASPLLGGYTVLASAGSTFPNALEIHPDASNLTVLSTAAIQDGSTVVKVVSPFQLLTLPGLGTAIQNVTQLSPSGSTIMTVPSSMVEGATATEEHTTIEVTTVAEEPEQK; via the exons ATGGCGACCCCGGATGTGAGTGTTCAcatggaggaggtggtggtggtaacgACTCCGGACAATGTGGTCGATGGCAGCGGCATGGAGGAGGTGAAAACCGTGCTCGTCACCACCAATCTGTCCCAGCATGG TGACCTAAATGAAGACACCCTGGAGACAGAAaatgcagctgctgcagctgctgctgcttttacagcCTCTGCTCATCTGAAAGAAGCCCTTTTAG TGAAGATGGCTGAAGGAGATGACTGTGTGGAAGCTGAGATTGTTTATCCCATCACGTGTGGTGATAGCAAAGCCAACCTAATATGGCGGAAGTTCGTTTGCCCTGGCATCAATGTGAAATGTGTCCAG TATGACAACCACTTGATTAGCCCCAAGGAATTTGTCCATCTGGCTGGCAAGTCCACCTTGAAGGACTGGAAGAGGGCAATCCGGATGAATGGGATCATGCTAAG GAAGATCATGGATTCAGGCAAACTGGATTTCTACGAGCACACAAAAGTTTGTTCCAATACCTGCCGAAGCACTAAAATTGACCTGACTGGAGCCAGAGTGCCTCTAACCAGCCAGACTTCAACAGAATACATCCCTCTCACCCCTGCCTCTGCAGATG CTGCCTGCCACATTCATGGTGCTCTGAGAGAATTGGCAG TGAACGGGTCTCCTGCCACTATCACCATAGAAACATGTGAGGACTCCACCGATTGGACCACCACTATTGGAG ATGATACGTTTACATTTTGGCGAAGTCTGAAGGAAGCAGGCTTGTTGGAGGAAGTGATCCAGGAGTTCCATGTGGAGTTCATGGAGACCATGAAGGGCCTGCAGCAAAGGAGCCAGGATCCCCCGCTGCAGCTCGGCG atgctGTTTTGCTCAACAATACAGTTCAGACGTTTGGCATGCTGGACCTGGTGAAGAAAGTGTTGGCCAGCCACAAGTGCCAAATGGACCGTTCCAGAGAGCAATATACACGAGACTTAGCAG CTCTGGAGCAACAGTGTGACGAGCACCGGAAGAGAGCAAAGGAGCTAAAGCACAAATCCCAGCATCTCAACAACGTGCTGATGACCTTGACCCCGGTCTCCATCCCGTCCCCTCTGAAACGGCCCAGGCTGACCAGAGCCACGTCGGGGCCTCCTGCCATCACCTCCCAACTCCTGACTCAGTCGGCACAGTTCACCCTCGCTCCGGGGATGCCCGTCACACAACTGGCCAACCTGCCTATTGGCAAAGTGGTCTCTGCTCTCCCAGCATCGACTCTCGGGAAGTCCACAATGCAAGCTGCTTCTGCCGGCAACCCAGCCTCCCCGCTGCTGGGTGGCTACACCGTCCTGGCATCGGCGGGTTCCACTTTTCCTAATGCTCTTGAAATACACCCGGACGCCTCCAACCTCACAGTGCTGAGCACTGCGGCCATACAGGATGGCAGCACCGTGGTGAAAGTGGTGAGCCCTTTCCAGCTGCTCACCCTCCCGGGACTGGGCACTGCCATCCAGAATGTAACGCAGCTGTCTCCCAGTGGGAGCACCATCATGACTGTGCCATCCAGCATGGTTGAGGGTGCCACAGCGACTGAAGAACATACTACCATTGAGGTAACGACAGTAGCAGAAGAGCCCGAGCAGAAGTGA
- the GMEB2 gene encoding glucocorticoid modulatory element-binding protein 2 isoform X4, protein MAEGDDCVEAEIVYPITCGDSKANLIWRKFVCPGINVKCVQYDNHLISPKEFVHLAGKSTLKDWKRAIRMNGIMLRKIMDSGKLDFYEHTKVCSNTCRSTKIDLTGARVPLTSQTSTEYIPLTPASADAACHIHGALRELAVNGSPATITIETCEDSTDWTTTIGDDTFTFWRSLKEAGLLEEVIQEFHVEFMETMKGLQQRSQDPPLQLGDAVLLNNTVQTFGMLDLVKKVLASHKCQMDRSREQYTRDLAALEQQCDEHRKRAKELKHKSQHLNNVLMTLTPVSIPSPLKRPRLTRATSGPPAITSQLLTQSAQFTLAPGMPVTQLANLPIGKVVSALPASTLGKSTMQAASAGNPASPLLGGYTVLASAGSTFPNALEIHPDASNLTVLSTAAIQDGSTVVKVVSPFQLLTLPGLGTAIQNVTQLSPSGSTIMTVPSSMVEGATATEEHTTIEVTTVAEEPEQK, encoded by the exons ATGGCTGAAGGAGATGACTGTGTGGAAGCTGAGATTGTTTATCCCATCACGTGTGGTGATAGCAAAGCCAACCTAATATGGCGGAAGTTCGTTTGCCCTGGCATCAATGTGAAATGTGTCCAG TATGACAACCACTTGATTAGCCCCAAGGAATTTGTCCATCTGGCTGGCAAGTCCACCTTGAAGGACTGGAAGAGGGCAATCCGGATGAATGGGATCATGCTAAG GAAGATCATGGATTCAGGCAAACTGGATTTCTACGAGCACACAAAAGTTTGTTCCAATACCTGCCGAAGCACTAAAATTGACCTGACTGGAGCCAGAGTGCCTCTAACCAGCCAGACTTCAACAGAATACATCCCTCTCACCCCTGCCTCTGCAGATG CTGCCTGCCACATTCATGGTGCTCTGAGAGAATTGGCAG TGAACGGGTCTCCTGCCACTATCACCATAGAAACATGTGAGGACTCCACCGATTGGACCACCACTATTGGAG ATGATACGTTTACATTTTGGCGAAGTCTGAAGGAAGCAGGCTTGTTGGAGGAAGTGATCCAGGAGTTCCATGTGGAGTTCATGGAGACCATGAAGGGCCTGCAGCAAAGGAGCCAGGATCCCCCGCTGCAGCTCGGCG atgctGTTTTGCTCAACAATACAGTTCAGACGTTTGGCATGCTGGACCTGGTGAAGAAAGTGTTGGCCAGCCACAAGTGCCAAATGGACCGTTCCAGAGAGCAATATACACGAGACTTAGCAG CTCTGGAGCAACAGTGTGACGAGCACCGGAAGAGAGCAAAGGAGCTAAAGCACAAATCCCAGCATCTCAACAACGTGCTGATGACCTTGACCCCGGTCTCCATCCCGTCCCCTCTGAAACGGCCCAGGCTGACCAGAGCCACGTCGGGGCCTCCTGCCATCACCTCCCAACTCCTGACTCAGTCGGCACAGTTCACCCTCGCTCCGGGGATGCCCGTCACACAACTGGCCAACCTGCCTATTGGCAAAGTGGTCTCTGCTCTCCCAGCATCGACTCTCGGGAAGTCCACAATGCAAGCTGCTTCTGCCGGCAACCCAGCCTCCCCGCTGCTGGGTGGCTACACCGTCCTGGCATCGGCGGGTTCCACTTTTCCTAATGCTCTTGAAATACACCCGGACGCCTCCAACCTCACAGTGCTGAGCACTGCGGCCATACAGGATGGCAGCACCGTGGTGAAAGTGGTGAGCCCTTTCCAGCTGCTCACCCTCCCGGGACTGGGCACTGCCATCCAGAATGTAACGCAGCTGTCTCCCAGTGGGAGCACCATCATGACTGTGCCATCCAGCATGGTTGAGGGTGCCACAGCGACTGAAGAACATACTACCATTGAGGTAACGACAGTAGCAGAAGAGCCCGAGCAGAAGTGA